CCACAATACCCCCAATTACACTCAAACGCTGGCCGCTCAGGAAATTGTATGTTTCCGAAGTGAACACCTGTGTGCAAGAGTAGTGAATGAGTAGAATGAAGTACCTTTAGCTGCGATTGTGAGCACACAGAACATGGTGCCATTATGAGCGCCTCATAATGGCATTCGTGAAtcattcataaaacaatttGTTAACATAACTGCTTATTACAACTGATATAAATTAGCGGAGGGCGGGTAATTTTCGTGGCTGTCTGAGAATGCTGCTGAGGAAGTTCTGCTGAGCCTACCCCCTCACTTTTTCCGTGCGGTTGGTCCTTTGTTCCCACAGCGGACAGGCCTCTAGCCAAGGCTCTGAGTGACATCCAGCGGGTTgagtggctgctgctgctgctggcggtTGCCTGCGTGACCGCAGTGATCGTGGTGGCGCTGGCGGGAAATATCATGCTGACAGGTAGGTTCTGTCCCGGCTACCTTGGAGCTGGAAGGGTGGTgtataacacagtgcaatagttgtCTATAACAAATAGTTGTACAGACCCACAACCTGCACTcatgtacactttaacttactgtgcagtagctgttaactCATTGTACAGTggctgttcatatttatttttatataccttATTCTTTCCAtccttattccatgtatgtgtcctgcaccactgttgttgtttgttgtatcactACTGTCGggtggtatttgttgttgtcaccttgacaTTGTATGAAAGCAGTacaagagacactggaaccatacaaattccttgtgtgtgtgtaaaagcaataaagtctgattctgattctgattttgaATGTCACGAACTAAGACTTTAAGAGGGGTATACGTGACAGAAGCCCAGATGCAGTTAGGATAGCTGGCCTGGGATGGGATCACATGATGACGTGACATGACGATATGACAGAGCTCGATTAACCTTTCTGTGAATTTGTGTTCAGTTTATCAGAGGAGGTGCCCAAAAAACTGGGGAAGCTACCATCCAGTTCAACACAGCGCAGGTAAGTCTATTTACAGCCAATACATTATGAGGAGTCCTGGAGGAGAACACATACTTTGACTGATAGAGGGACTGATGTTTTTCAGCGGTCTGTCCCCCGGCTGCCGTCACGCTCCTCCATGTGGCGGATGACAGCGGCCAAGCCTGCCAGGCCAGGGACCTGGAGAAATTCCTCCTCAGTGTGGGAGTGCCAGTAAAACTTTTCGACTTAGGTGAAGCATGGGAAAAGGAGGCACTCCCAGCGGAGCCACACAATGCTCTGGCTGTCCTCCTTTGGTCAAAAGGATGTAACCAACACCTGGGCAGGCTCGTTGGAGGCCAACGCGGGGTAGCTCGTCCTCAGATGGAACGCCAGGCCTCAGCGACAGTGAAGGTGGACGTTGTCACGTACGACAGCCTGACCACTGCCGCCGGCGAAGTGCCTTCCTGGCTTACCGCCGTGCCTCTGAGGCAACTGAGGGAACTTTTCACCCAGACTCATAACCCGGCCTACACGACCCCACAAGCCTGGCCTCCCTCATCTGGGTGTTTAGGCCTGCAGAGCCAGATCCAAAGCGCTCTCCAGTTTAAAAGCTGTGAGAAAGTAAATCTACTGTGAGATTTTATGAATATGTGCAAGCAAGAATGCAGCAATACGAATTTcaagaaggggaaggggaaagtTCTCATTGTGTCATATCTATATTTGTAGTAGCTGTTTCACTgaattatacacatttttaaacgcTCTTTTACACATCAATCCTTTCCTCCAACCACATTCTGCTTATTTAAGTCTGTTAAAGTACTGATTGAAATTAGTATCACTATCATAAAACTACTATTTCTTTCCTTAGACTGAATACGCAGCAACCTGCCTTTGTACATAAATGAGATGTGTTATAATGCTATATatgtcacattatttatttacttagttGACGGTGCTACAAAGGGAGGCTTtgattacattttgtacatattgCCCTCTCGTGTATCTTAACATTTACCTTAGTTGGGTACCTTGCTTTGAGGTGGTGCAGCAG
The sequence above is a segment of the Megalops cyprinoides isolate fMegCyp1 chromosome 23, fMegCyp1.pri, whole genome shotgun sequence genome. Coding sequences within it:
- the LOC118770702 gene encoding uncharacterized protein LOC118770702, coding for MSASRYVRRVGVQFSASVLQCNFQCSDRPLAKALSDIQRVEWLLLLLAVACVTAVIVVALAGNIMLTVYQRRCPKNWGSYHPVQHSAAVCPPAAVTLLHVADDSGQACQARDLEKFLLSVGVPVKLFDLGEAWEKEALPAEPHNALAVLLWSKGCNQHLGRLVGGQRGVARPQMERQASATVKVDVVTYDSLTTAAGEVPSWLTAVPLRQLRELFTQTHNPAYTTPQAWPPSSGCLGLQSQIQSALQFKSCEKVNLL